The Lycium ferocissimum isolate CSIRO_LF1 chromosome 8, AGI_CSIRO_Lferr_CH_V1, whole genome shotgun sequence DNA segment TCAaaagataagcaaataaaaattcagttttagCATAACAAACATGTTGAGTCCGACATCTCTAGGTTCTAACCAGTGTCGCCGTTCAACGACAAACTTTTTAAGACTTTTACACATGATTTTCaactgaaacataaatcatgaaaGGTCTGTATAATCAAACATATACACATCATTCTAGGTTATCTATTTAGATGCAACTGTGACAATAATGCCAATTGATATAAATCAGGCATAAATAGCGGAAGCAAATAGCCAGGATCGAACTTGCATataatatagacaacacataatcaagatattaatcAAACGTAAAATTAATACTTATCACTTGAAGCGTGACCGCGATCAAGAATCGAATCTTCAACCTCGAACACAAACCATCCACGAGATCGTCATCCTTTAGTTCCACTGTTATCTACTGTGTAACTCGAATAATACCAGAATCTGTGAAATTCGTGTGGGCGAATTTCTAAGCGTACAAACTTCACCCTTTTCCAAAACCTGCTGGAtctttattttccaccaagaaataatatgtcatttaattctttattagtCGGGCACAACAGGGACCACataatttaattaacgaggcttcctattatggaattaattcgaaatatttgaattaatcctaccataataaattacgaattatcCCACTAAAAAATCATAACTGCACTCCTCACTTCAATTTCGAAATCtttcattaaattttatttaacttCCCATGTTAAAATTACAGttaccaatcaattaaattaaattaccgacaatttaattcattgactaattgaatcatttatatttccgcttaacttatatcatttgacggatacaaaatccacctaTAGGATTTTCACgtgagacttataagcatccataaaggggtatcatcaatctcaaagtcgagacatggattctattaactgattattatttcacaaatgtattttgttattatccaatttactaggaatacatagacccgcaattgagtcgtaccttttaataaatcaaaataatgaacaaatcacattgatcataataatcatatcaagattaagagtatacgtagatttaatgaactagagaatttgttttatatattcagtacaaaaacacttatctctacttggtccgttcaattCATACAAAGTACTACCACAAGAAGACGGAACTATACCGTTctcataatgaagatacattatattaatcttgtgctGCAATCATACCGATGACTTTGTCCAAattccatcttagattgtgaacataaacttTATACTTATAAAAATCGATGGTTTAATCTTCTGTGTATAggctaaactctatacactaaatcatctactatataagaaaatgacacacatactagtacatgatctctttaactctttattaaaaactgaataaataattgttctataataaatactatatccaaacacatggttaatagtttATAAACAACAAGCGTTTCATagcaaaaagaaagagaaacacAGAGCACATAAACAAACAGTCAAAGAAGGGCCGAACCTGAGTATCAACTTGATGCAAGTTGTCGTATGACAAAATTTGTGAGGAATCTCTCAGGTCTTGGTCAAGCTGGCTGCTGGCTGCTGGCCTATAcacttctttcttgttttacttTTCAAATGTTGGAAATAAACTTAAGGAAGAGGCAATaaggaagaaattgcacggtttttCCTTTCAAAACACAAGTTATGCCCCGCGTCCTTAAAGAATTTATGCCCCGCTAGGCATAAGTTTAAttttaaagggcaaaaattaaagaccaacacatttgaagggaaaacccTGCAATTTCTTCGTAGTTGTTGTATGACAAACTTTGTGAGGAATTTCTCAGGTCTTCGTGGGCTGGCCCACAGCCTTCTGTCTTGTTATACTTTTCAAATTGGAAATAAACTTAACGAAGAGGCAATAAGAGCCTTCAATCCATGAGATAACGACTAGTCTAAATATCATAGGCTATATATAGGCGACCAGATTAAAAGGCTTAGTCATCAAAGTCATCATTGATGGAAGCTCTCCTACTACTTTTTATACTGTTTTTCTACTCTTCTATACCCAAGATTTCTACCACAACAGATGTAATCACTACAAATCAGTTCATCACAAATGGTGAAACTGTTGTTTCATCTGGTGGAACCTTTGAGATGGGGTTTTTCAGCCCCACCGGTTCCTCAAAACGATATATTGGGATATGGTACAAGCAAATTCTTCCTCACGTGCAAACAGTTGTATGGGTTGCCAACAGAGAACAACCACTCACAAACACATCTTCTGCTGTTTTTAAGGTCACCAAACCTGGgatacttattatttttggtGACAAGAATGAAATTATATGGTCCACTAACACCTCACGATCAGTCCAAAATCCAGTTGCACGACTTTTGGATTCGGGTAATCTTGTTGTGAAAGATGCAAATGATGGAAACCCAGAAAATTTCCTTTGGCAGAGCTTCAATTTTCCAACTGATACGTTCttgcctaagatgaagcttggcaaaaattttaaaactggTCATGAGGTATACCTTTCAGCTTGGAAGAACGTTAATGATCCAACTCCAGGGGAATTCACTCTCCACATTGATCCTACTGGATATCCACAGGCCCTCATCAGACGTGGCACAAGGGTATCAGCTCGAGCAGGACCATGGAATGGTTTACGATGGAGTGGAGCACCCGCACCACTACAAAtacagaacaacatatatacagtTCAATTTGATTTCAATGAGGAGGAGGTTTACTATAGTTTTTCTATCATTAACGGTTCGGTGTTATCAAGGCTAGTCATGACTAACAATGGCTATGTACAACGGTTGACGTGGGTGGATCGAACCAAGAGTTGGCATCTTTACCTCAACATTCCTCTGGATACTTGCGATACTTATAGATTATGTGGTGCCTATGGGAGCTGTGTCATAGATAGTTCCCCTATTTGTGGATGTTTGGAAAAGTTTGTACCTAAATATCCACAACAATGGGAAACGGGAGATTGGTCAGAAGGGTGTGTTCGGAGGAAACCATATCACTGCAACAAGGAACATGTATTTCTAAAATATTCTGGAATTAAGTTGCCGGATACTGAGCACTCTCAGTACAATAAAACCATGACACTCGAAGACTGTAGGCAAGTATGCTCCAGGAACTGCTCTTGCACAGCTTATTCAAGTCTAGATATAAGCAATGGAGATAAAGGTTGCTTGTTTTGGTCTGGAGAGTTGATTGATATTAGAAAGCTCTCTGGAAGAGGACAAGATATTTATATCAAGGTGGATTCTTCAGAGACTGGTAAGAACTTATCTTAAAGAAATTTCTAATGATGTGTTTGTAAACTTAGTTTTTGTACATATGGAGACGTACGTATGGAGACCATATTATGCAATAAATGTGGCTTATCTCGAATTGAAGTGGCTGATTAAAAAAATGGCTGTAGTATCTGAGGCAGGTTCAAATagaatgaaggaaaatataCTCGCGGTGAGTTTCTCGTTGTTGATGGCAATGATTCTCCTAGGACTgattttgtttttgtacatatggaaaaagaagaagaaactaaaACTCCAAGACGAGTTTGAGCTGCCAATGTTCCAATTGTCGACAATAACAAGAGCCACAAATAACTTTTCGGACAATAACAAAATTGGAGAGGGTGGATTTGGACTCGTTTATAAGGTATAAACTACAAATTTGTTGGAATAGTTACCACTTGTTGCTCAAGATTAGTGTGTTAGAGATGTTTTTCATTCTGCAATATTCGCATCTTTGTAAAATCTATTTTCCCCTGATATATCTTTGCTATTAATAGGGAGTGCTGGAAGAGGGACAAGAAATTGCCGTGAAGAGACTCTCAAGAACATCCATGCAAGGACTTGATGAATTCAAGAACGAAGTTATCTATATTGCCAAGCTTCAGCATCGAAATCTTGTGAAACTTCTGGGTTGTTGCATTCAAGGGGAAGAAAAGATGTTGATCTATGAATACATGCCTAACAAAAGCCTGGATTCATACATATTTGGTTTGGATTTCTAACCTACTACACAAGCTAAAATGAGTAATACTTTGATATATTAGTCATAACATGAAAGAAGCTGCTAAGAAGAAAGCTTATTTTGTAGATAAAACAAAGAGCACATTACTTGATTGGCCAAAGCGTTTCGACATCATAAGCGGAATTGCTCGTGGCTTATTATATCTTCATCAAGATTCTCGACTACGAATTATCCATAGAGACCTTAAAGCAAGCAATGTTTTGCTAGATACAAATATGAATCCTAAGATATCAGATTTTGGCATGGCTAGAAGTGTTGCAGGAAATGAGATGGGAGCAAAAACATGCAATGTGGTTGGGACACAGTAAGAATCTCTAATACCATACAATGTACTCTCATATGACATCTTGCTTCTTTAATTCTCAtggtgttgttttgttggcaCAATGGTTACATGTCCCCTGAATATGCAGTAGATGGGATCTTCTCGATAAAATCAGATGTATTTAGCTTTGGCGTCTTGTTGTTAGAGATTGTGAGTAGCAACAGAAATAGAGGATTTGTCCATCAAGATCACAACCTTAACCTTCTCGGTCATGTAGGCTCTCTATACATAGTCTGTATTACATATATAgctcctttcttcttctttaaaacatatttaatttttcatgaccCATATGATCTAAACTCACACAGGCATGGAAGCTTTATAAAGAAGATAGGTCATTGGAACTAACCGATGAGCAGCTGCTAGCTAATTCTTGTCATTTTTCTCAAGTTTTAAGGTCAATCGAAGTGGGTCTATTATGCGTGCAACAATGCCCAGAAGATAGGCCAAACATGTCTTCTGTGGTTCAGATGTTGAGTAATGAGAATCTATTGCCAAAAGCTAAAGAACCAGGTTTTTTCATGGAAAGAAAGGTACGTGATGCAGAAAACTCAGGATCGCAGACAGGAAGTTCAAAAAATGAAGTCACAATCACATTGTTAGAACCTCGGTAGGGTATGAACAAGATAACTATTTTGACATGTGTGCACATGAACGGTAATTTCAGAAATAACATAGAACTTCGATTCTAGCTGAAGATGTTATCTACTTATGGATGAAATCTTCTTCTATTTCTATTGTTCTTTGATTAGAAATATTAGATATGTTTATATCACAAAACTTCTAAAGATGTTCATGTGTTTTCCAGAAATATTAGCTATGTCACAAAATTTATGTTAGTAGTGGAAATTTCGCGCATTGTAACTCTAGTTTTGTTGTTAAAGTATATCTAGAAATGGTACAAATGGTACAAAGCTATTATCTGAATTTAAGCTGCCCTTCACCTTAACTAGATTTGTTTTTGCATTTGTGAGACATACAACTAAATTCCAATTTGCACCCAAGAGTGTGGCGTAGCGGTCAATGAAGTGAGTTGAGCACCATGAGGTCTTAGATTCAATTCTTAGCAGGGACAAAACAAATACGTGATTTTTCCTATCTGTTCTAGTCTTGGTGAACAGAGTTATCTGATACCTGTTGCTGGTGAGAGGCGGCAGGTTAGCAGAGTGCAAACACtggagaaaaatagaaaatggaGGAGAAATAATGAGCATATCCTTCTTCCCTGACCATCAGCCGACACACACTCCACTCAGCCATGAAATCACTTAAACAGTGCCACAATAAGAACAATAATTTAGGCTCTGAGAAAGTTTTTATGGTAGTATTATCAATTTTCAAATGATGTAATTTGTAGACCTCCCATGCGCTttttatattcatatatacaGGTATTCTCCTTTTTACACATATAATGGACATATTGTTGATAAATTTAAGTTAGATCTCTTGTATTTagtgataacgtccaaatccactcttCAAGTGAGAAAGTGTACatggtcgtatgcaatataattaaTCCAATTATgagttggggtcgaatcccacagggaaaaATATACTAGGCGATCAAGTAAGTAAGAAATTATCACTTACTACGCTAAGCCAaatactttttc contains these protein-coding regions:
- the LOC132067593 gene encoding G-type lectin S-receptor-like serine/threonine-protein kinase At4g27290, which translates into the protein MEALLLLFILFFYSSIPKISTTTDVITTNQFITNGETVVSSGGTFEMGFFSPTGSSKRYIGIWYKQILPHVQTVVWVANREQPLTNTSSAVFKVTKPGILIIFGDKNEIIWSTNTSRSVQNPVARLLDSGNLVVKDANDGNPENFLWQSFNFPTDTFLPKMKLGKNFKTGHEVYLSAWKNVNDPTPGEFTLHIDPTGYPQALIRRGTRVSARAGPWNGLRWSGAPAPLQIQNNIYTVQFDFNEEEVYYSFSIINGSVLSRLVMTNNGYVQRLTWVDRTKSWHLYLNIPLDTCDTYRLCGAYGSCVIDSSPICGCLEKFVPKYPQQWETGDWSEGCVRRKPYHCNKEHVFLKYSGIKLPDTEHSQYNKTMTLEDCRQVCSRNCSCTAYSSLDISNGDKGCLFWSGELIDIRKLSGRGQDIYIKVDSSETVSEAGSNRMKENILAVSFSLLMAMILLGLILFLYIWKKKKKLKLQDEFELPMFQLSTITRATNNFSDNNKIGEGGFGLVYKGVLEEGQEIAVKRLSRTSMQGLDEFKNEVIYIAKLQHRNLVKLLGCCIQGEEKMLIYEYMPNKSLDSYIFDKTKSTLLDWPKRFDIISGIARGLLYLHQDSRLRIIHRDLKASNVLLDTNMNPKISDFGMARSVAGNEMGAKTCNVVGTHGYMSPEYAVDGIFSIKSDVFSFGVLLLEIVSSNRNRGFVHQDHNLNLLGHAWKLYKEDRSLELTDEQLLANSCHFSQVLRSIEVGLLCVQQCPEDRPNMSSVVQMLSNENLLPKAKEPGFFMERKVRDAENSGSQTGSSKNEVTITLLEPR